The Streptococcus sp. S5 genome contains a region encoding:
- the lepB gene encoding signal peptidase I, translated as MSKRSSKQSSSSPVVRFLKEWGLFSIIVGLIIASRIYLWAPVKVDGHSMDPTLADSEYLLVVNHLSIDRFDIVVASEKDDDGKTKDIVKRVIGLPGDTIQYDNDTLYINGKKTNEPYLKDYIARFKKDKLQSTYTGKGFEENGELFRQLANTAQAFTVDKDGNPKFTLKLLDDEYLLLGDDRIVSKDSRQVGAFKKEQIKGQAVFRLWPIYPFKTY; from the coding sequence ATGTCAAAAAGAAGTTCAAAACAGTCATCTAGCTCACCAGTGGTGAGATTCCTTAAAGAATGGGGCCTCTTCAGTATTATTGTTGGTCTCATTATCGCCTCTCGCATCTACCTCTGGGCTCCGGTCAAGGTGGACGGCCATTCGATGGATCCAACCCTAGCAGATAGCGAGTATCTCCTTGTGGTCAACCACCTTTCGATTGATCGTTTCGACATTGTCGTTGCCAGTGAAAAAGACGACGACGGCAAGACCAAGGACATTGTCAAGCGGGTCATCGGTCTTCCTGGAGATACCATCCAATACGACAACGATACCCTCTACATCAATGGGAAAAAAACCAATGAGCCTTATTTGAAAGACTACATCGCTCGTTTCAAAAAAGATAAATTGCAATCGACCTACACTGGAAAAGGGTTCGAAGAAAACGGAGAACTCTTCCGCCAATTGGCCAATACAGCTCAAGCTTTTACTGTAGACAAGGATGGCAATCCTAAATTCACCTTGAAGTTGCTCGACGATGAATACCTCCTACTTGGAGATGACCGGATCGTTTCAAAAGATAGCCGTCAGGTCGGAGCTTTCAAGAAAGAACAAATCAAAGGGCAAGCCGTCTTTAGACTATGGCCGATCTACCCTTTCAAAACTTATTAG
- the rnhC gene encoding ribonuclease HIII, whose protein sequence is MESMTLTPTQEQILDFVHTYRRSLSQSKNPHMDYFFRLEGATVSIYKSGKVLLQGNDLTPYLAFFGQDAGNPKGSTTSSAGQDLAMIGTDEVGNGSYFGGLTVVASFVTPDQHDWLKKLGVGDSKTLDDRKIQQLAPLLEENIQHQALLLSPKKYNEVIASGYNAVSVKVALHNQAIYLLLNKGVQAERIVIDAFTTAKNYQKYVKAEKNQVTQAIELEEKAEGKYLAVAVSSIIARNLFLQNLEDLGKELGFNLPSGAGAKSDQVAAKLLQTYGMKALDYCAKLHFKNTEKAKKLLER, encoded by the coding sequence ATGGAAAGTATGACACTCACTCCAACACAGGAGCAAATCCTTGATTTTGTCCATACCTATCGCCGTTCTCTCTCTCAAAGCAAGAATCCTCATATGGATTATTTCTTTCGACTAGAGGGAGCGACCGTTTCGATCTACAAGTCTGGAAAAGTCTTGCTTCAGGGCAATGACCTTACTCCTTACCTGGCCTTTTTCGGGCAAGATGCTGGGAACCCTAAAGGTTCTACTACTTCATCTGCAGGACAAGATCTAGCCATGATCGGAACCGACGAGGTCGGAAACGGCTCTTATTTTGGTGGACTTACCGTCGTTGCATCCTTTGTCACACCTGACCAGCACGACTGGCTCAAAAAGCTCGGTGTTGGGGATTCAAAGACCTTGGATGATCGAAAAATTCAGCAATTGGCTCCTCTCCTTGAGGAAAACATCCAGCACCAAGCACTCTTATTATCTCCAAAGAAGTACAATGAAGTCATTGCTTCTGGCTACAATGCTGTTTCGGTCAAAGTGGCCCTGCACAACCAGGCTATCTATCTTCTATTAAATAAAGGAGTCCAAGCAGAGCGAATTGTGATCGATGCCTTTACGACGGCTAAAAACTACCAAAAATATGTGAAAGCTGAAAAAAATCAGGTCACCCAAGCCATTGAGTTGGAAGAAAAAGCAGAAGGTAAGTATTTAGCTGTTGCAGTTAGTTCCATCATCGCCCGCAATCTCTTCCTTCAAAATCTGGAAGATCTGGGTAAGGAACTTGGCTTTAATCTCCCTAGTGGAGCAGGGGCAAAGTCAGACCAAGTCGCTGCTAAATTGCTTCAGACCTACGGGATGAAAGCTCTGGATTATTGTGCCAAACTCCATTTTAAAAACACAGAAAAAGCAAAGAAATTACTAGAAAGATAA
- a CDS encoding CvpA family protein, with protein sequence MLTFLILLILAWSFYIGYARGIILQSYYFLVTLVALLIAGGSYKGLAKVLSLWVPFSSPTQQSVNYFYANRYLFQLDDIFYAGLAYVLIFAMIYLIGRVIGIFMHLVPQPEKLEDRKYQIGAGVIAVVITLLVIQMGLTVLSTVPMASIQNRLNASGLIRFIILHTPISSSLFHNLWVTAIIGA encoded by the coding sequence ATGTTAACTTTCTTAATCTTATTGATTTTGGCATGGAGCTTTTATATTGGCTATGCAAGAGGGATTATCCTCCAGTCCTATTACTTTCTAGTGACCTTAGTGGCCCTCTTGATTGCAGGTGGCAGCTACAAGGGACTGGCCAAGGTGTTGTCTCTATGGGTTCCTTTTTCGAGTCCCACCCAGCAATCGGTGAATTATTTTTATGCCAACCGCTACCTATTTCAATTAGATGACATCTTTTATGCAGGTTTGGCATATGTATTGATTTTTGCGATGATCTACCTGATTGGTCGTGTGATTGGGATCTTTATGCACTTGGTACCTCAGCCAGAAAAACTGGAGGATCGCAAGTATCAAATTGGAGCGGGTGTGATCGCCGTCGTGATAACTCTCTTGGTCATCCAGATGGGCTTGACTGTCCTCTCAACGGTTCCCATGGCTTCCATCCAAAATAGACTCAATGCAAGTGGATTGATCCGCTTTATTATCCTTCATACCCCGATCAGTTCCAGTCTGTTCCACAACTTGTGGGTGACTGCGATTATCGGAGCTTAA
- a CDS encoding endonuclease MutS2, giving the protein MNKKILDILEFDKVKQLFEPYLQTEQGEMELAALTPTDKKESIETAFMELEDMEQILLEEPRFAVSTIQDVRPVAKRLEMEAALNIDELLALKAVLRVTHELKDFYDNLENVRLERLHRLFDNLVDLPRLQGGLQAINEGGFVESFASEKLAKIRRRIQENEHQVREILQDLLKSKADMLADAVIASRNGRNVLPVKNTYRNRIAGVVHDISASGNTVYIEPRAVVNLNEEIANHRADERYEIIQILEELSDTLRPHAAEIANNAWIIGHLDLIKAKYRFMRDCKAVVPEVSSNRSIQLLQLRHPLIENAVANDLHFTEDLTEIVITGPNTGGKTIMLKTLGLAQIMAQSGLPILADPGSRVGIFSQVFADIGDEQSIEQSLSTFSSHMTNIVSILHQVDTASLILLDELGAGTDPQEGAGLAIAILEDLRLRGIKTMATTHYPELKAYGIETAGVQNASMEFDTASLRPTYRFMQGVPGRSNAFEIARRLGLSETIIQDAMKMTNTDNDVNQIIEKLEAQTLESRKRLDTIQEVEQENLKFNRALRKLYNELTRERETELNKAREEAKEIVDMALSESDRILQGLHAKSQLKPHEIIEAKAQLKKLAPETVDLSKNKVLKKAKKARAPKVGDEILVISYGQRGTLVKQLKDGRWEAQVGLIKMTLEEKEFNLIKVEKEAAQPKKRQVNVVKRSNTSGPRARLDLRGKRYEEAMQELDGFIDQALLNNMAQVDIIHGIGTGVIREGVTKYLRRNKHVKSFEYAPQNAGGSGATIVTFKG; this is encoded by the coding sequence ATGAATAAAAAAATCTTAGATATTCTGGAGTTTGACAAGGTCAAGCAACTCTTTGAACCCTATCTACAGACAGAACAAGGGGAGATGGAGCTAGCAGCCCTTACTCCAACTGATAAAAAAGAAAGTATCGAAACGGCCTTTATGGAGCTAGAAGATATGGAGCAGATTCTCTTGGAAGAGCCTCGCTTTGCCGTGTCGACGATTCAAGATGTCCGTCCAGTGGCCAAGCGTTTGGAGATGGAGGCGGCCCTCAATATCGATGAATTACTAGCGCTAAAAGCTGTTCTTCGGGTGACACATGAGCTCAAGGATTTCTACGACAACTTGGAAAATGTCCGTCTGGAAAGGCTCCATCGCCTCTTTGACAACTTGGTGGATCTTCCTCGCCTACAAGGTGGGCTTCAAGCTATCAACGAAGGTGGCTTTGTCGAGTCTTTTGCCAGTGAAAAATTGGCCAAAATCCGTCGTCGCATCCAAGAAAATGAACACCAGGTCAGAGAGATTCTACAAGATCTGCTGAAAAGCAAGGCCGATATGTTGGCGGATGCTGTGATTGCTAGTCGGAATGGCCGCAATGTTCTACCCGTAAAAAACACCTATCGCAACCGGATTGCAGGGGTGGTCCACGATATCTCAGCCAGCGGGAATACCGTTTATATAGAGCCTCGGGCAGTCGTCAATCTCAATGAAGAAATTGCCAACCACCGGGCAGATGAACGCTATGAAATCATTCAGATTCTGGAGGAATTATCTGACACCCTGCGCCCTCATGCAGCAGAGATTGCAAATAACGCTTGGATTATCGGTCACTTAGACTTGATCAAGGCCAAGTATCGCTTTATGCGCGATTGTAAGGCAGTGGTACCAGAGGTTAGTAGCAATCGTTCCATTCAGCTCTTGCAACTACGTCATCCCTTGATTGAAAATGCCGTCGCGAATGACCTGCATTTTACCGAGGACTTGACAGAAATTGTGATTACCGGTCCCAATACAGGGGGGAAAACCATCATGCTAAAAACGCTGGGACTAGCGCAAATTATGGCCCAGTCTGGTCTTCCCATCCTAGCGGATCCAGGTAGTCGTGTGGGGATCTTCTCACAGGTCTTTGCAGATATTGGAGATGAACAATCGATCGAGCAGAGCTTGTCGACCTTCTCCAGTCATATGACCAATATCGTATCTATCTTACATCAAGTGGATACCGCCTCCTTGATCCTTCTGGATGAGTTGGGGGCTGGAACCGATCCTCAAGAGGGGGCTGGCCTTGCTATTGCCATTCTAGAAGACCTGCGCTTACGCGGGATTAAGACCATGGCGACAACCCACTATCCAGAGCTCAAGGCCTACGGGATTGAGACTGCAGGAGTGCAAAATGCCAGCATGGAATTTGATACAGCGAGTCTGCGTCCGACCTATCGCTTCATGCAAGGAGTTCCTGGCCGCTCCAATGCCTTTGAAATTGCCCGTCGTTTGGGCTTGTCTGAGACTATTATCCAGGATGCCATGAAGATGACCAATACGGATAATGATGTCAATCAAATTATTGAAAAATTGGAGGCGCAGACCTTAGAAAGTCGCAAGCGCTTGGATACCATTCAAGAGGTCGAGCAAGAAAATCTCAAATTCAATCGCGCTCTTCGAAAGCTCTATAACGAATTGACCAGAGAGAGAGAAACAGAGCTCAATAAGGCAAGAGAAGAGGCCAAGGAAATTGTGGACATGGCCCTCTCAGAGAGTGACCGTATCCTTCAAGGCCTTCACGCCAAATCCCAGTTGAAACCACATGAAATTATTGAGGCCAAGGCTCAGTTGAAAAAACTAGCTCCTGAGACCGTCGATCTTTCTAAAAACAAGGTCTTGAAAAAAGCCAAAAAGGCGCGTGCTCCTAAGGTGGGAGATGAAATCTTAGTTATCAGCTATGGCCAACGCGGAACCCTGGTCAAGCAACTCAAAGATGGCCGCTGGGAGGCGCAAGTCGGCTTGATCAAGATGACCTTGGAAGAAAAAGAATTCAACCTCATCAAGGTTGAAAAAGAAGCAGCTCAACCTAAGAAACGCCAGGTCAATGTCGTTAAACGCTCGAACACGAGTGGACCCAGAGCGCGTCTGGACCTACGTGGGAAACGCTATGAAGAGGCCATGCAAGAGCTAGATGGCTTTATCGATCAGGCCCTGCTCAACAATATGGCCCAAGTCGATATCATCCACGGGATTGGAACGGGAGTTATCCGTGAAGGGGTGACCAAATACCTCCGTCGCAACAAACACGTCAAGAGTTTTGAATATGCCCCCCAAAATGCAGGTGGAAGCGGCGCGACCATTGTCACGTTTAAAGGCTAA
- a CDS encoding C69 family dipeptidase yields the protein MRKRESADSCTTILVGKNASYDGSTIVARTEDSQNGVFTPKKLIVVKPEDQPRHYKSVLSTFEIELPDNPVRYTAVPDAIPKDGIWGEAGINVYNVAMSETETITTNSRVLGADPLVESGIGEEDMLTLVLPYVKTAREGVLRLGKILEEYGTYESNGIAISDVNEIWWLETIGGHHWMARRVPDDAYVTNPNQLGSDYFEFGNPDEFLCDPDLERFVTEHHLILDQEGKGFNPRYAFGSQKDKDRHYNTPRAWAIQRFLNPEIEQDPRSFEIPWCQKPYRKVTIEDVKYVLSNHYQDTIYDPYGPEGDHVSQRTFRTIGINRTSQTAILQLRPNKPQETTGIQWISYGSMPYNTAVPFFTQVDTTPDYFANTTAKVTTDSFYWANRIIAGLADPHYAHHVGDLDDYQETTMAWGHARINKVDRALAAGETVDFEAENQAMSDQIQEATDQLLDKILLDASNLMTNHFSLSD from the coding sequence ATGCGTAAACGTGAAAGTGCAGATTCGTGTACAACAATTCTAGTCGGAAAAAATGCTAGCTATGATGGTTCGACCATTGTAGCACGAACAGAGGATTCTCAAAATGGCGTTTTTACGCCCAAGAAATTGATCGTGGTCAAACCGGAAGATCAACCGCGTCATTACAAGTCGGTTTTATCAACTTTTGAAATCGAATTACCAGATAATCCAGTTCGCTATACAGCGGTTCCAGATGCCATTCCTAAAGACGGGATCTGGGGAGAAGCTGGGATCAATGTCTATAATGTAGCCATGAGTGAGACAGAGACCATTACGACCAATAGCCGTGTGCTAGGGGCAGATCCTCTTGTAGAGAGTGGCATCGGTGAGGAAGACATGCTGACCTTGGTCTTGCCTTATGTCAAGACAGCCCGCGAAGGGGTCTTGCGTCTCGGGAAGATCTTAGAAGAGTATGGAACTTATGAGTCTAATGGGATTGCGATTTCAGATGTGAATGAAATCTGGTGGTTGGAAACCATCGGAGGTCACCACTGGATGGCGCGCCGTGTCCCTGATGATGCCTATGTGACCAACCCGAACCAGCTGGGAAGTGATTATTTTGAATTTGGCAATCCAGATGAGTTTCTTTGTGACCCGGATCTTGAACGTTTTGTCACAGAGCACCATTTGATTCTGGATCAAGAAGGGAAAGGCTTTAATCCACGCTATGCCTTTGGTAGCCAAAAAGACAAGGACCGTCACTACAATACACCGCGGGCTTGGGCCATCCAGCGTTTCCTCAATCCTGAAATCGAGCAGGATCCACGGAGCTTCGAGATCCCTTGGTGTCAAAAACCTTATCGCAAGGTGACGATTGAAGATGTCAAATATGTCTTGAGCAACCACTACCAAGACACTATCTACGATCCTTATGGCCCTGAAGGAGATCACGTGAGTCAGCGGACCTTCCGGACGATCGGGATCAACCGGACCAGCCAGACAGCGATTCTGCAATTGCGTCCCAATAAACCACAAGAAACGACAGGTATCCAATGGATTTCTTATGGCTCCATGCCTTACAATACAGCCGTTCCTTTCTTTACCCAAGTGGATACAACACCAGACTACTTTGCCAATACGACAGCTAAGGTAACAACGGATTCCTTCTACTGGGCCAACCGGATTATTGCAGGACTAGCAGATCCTCACTATGCTCACCATGTTGGTGATTTGGACGATTACCAAGAAACGACAATGGCCTGGGGACATGCGCGCATCAATAAAGTCGATCGTGCACTTGCAGCAGGTGAAACCGTTGATTTTGAGGCGGAAAACCAAGCTATGAGTGATCAAATCCAGGAAGCAACAGATCAACTCTTGGACAAGATTTTGCTCGATGCTAGCAACCTCATGACCAATCACTTCTCCTTGAGTGATTAA
- a CDS encoding alanine/glycine:cation symporter family protein — protein sequence MDHVLQFFQQLDNLVWGAPLLVLLVGTGIYLTLRLGLLQIRYLPKAFRLIFTEDEGHGDISSFGALATALAATVGTGNIVGVATAIQTGGPGALFWMWMAAFFGMATKYAEGLLAIRYRTKDDNGHISGGPMYYILHGMGEKWRPLAIFFAVAGVLVALFGIGTMTQVNSITGSLQASFGTAPEVASVVIALVVSTIIFGGIHWISKVSEKVVPFMAAAYIFATVTIIALHLDQLLPALKSVFSGAFTGTAAMGGFAGATVKMAIQKGVARGVFSNESGLGSAPIAAAAAKTNEPVEQGLISMTGTFIDTIIICSLTGLSLLVSGEWTAKGSTSTLTQDTFTGVFGPVGGIILTLCLVLFATTTILGWSYYGERCFEFLFGVKHINLYRTFFVFMVGLGGFLKLDLVWVIADIVNGLMALPNLIALLALSPVIIKESKQYFKK from the coding sequence ATGGATCATGTATTGCAGTTTTTTCAGCAGCTCGATAATCTAGTGTGGGGCGCCCCGCTGTTGGTGCTCTTGGTAGGAACAGGGATCTACCTGACCCTTCGTTTGGGTTTGCTTCAGATACGCTACCTTCCAAAAGCTTTTCGCTTGATCTTTACAGAAGATGAGGGACACGGGGATATCTCAAGCTTCGGAGCCCTTGCGACAGCCCTTGCGGCTACTGTAGGAACAGGGAATATTGTAGGGGTGGCTACAGCGATTCAGACAGGTGGCCCAGGTGCCCTCTTTTGGATGTGGATGGCAGCCTTCTTTGGAATGGCGACCAAGTATGCAGAAGGGCTCTTAGCCATTCGTTATCGGACCAAGGATGACAACGGTCATATCTCGGGTGGTCCCATGTACTACATTCTTCACGGGATGGGAGAGAAGTGGCGACCACTGGCTATTTTCTTTGCAGTTGCAGGAGTGCTGGTAGCCCTCTTTGGGATCGGAACCATGACCCAGGTTAATTCCATTACGGGATCCCTTCAAGCTAGTTTTGGAACAGCTCCAGAAGTGGCTAGTGTAGTGATTGCGTTAGTGGTTTCGACTATCATTTTTGGTGGGATTCACTGGATTTCCAAAGTCTCTGAAAAAGTGGTTCCTTTTATGGCTGCTGCCTATATCTTTGCGACTGTCACGATCATTGCCTTGCATCTGGATCAATTGCTTCCAGCCTTGAAATCGGTCTTTTCGGGTGCTTTTACAGGGACTGCAGCTATGGGAGGTTTCGCAGGAGCAACGGTCAAAATGGCTATCCAAAAAGGGGTGGCGCGTGGAGTTTTCTCTAATGAATCGGGTCTTGGATCTGCCCCCATTGCAGCAGCTGCGGCGAAGACTAATGAACCTGTCGAGCAAGGTTTGATCTCCATGACAGGAACCTTTATTGACACCATTATCATCTGTAGTTTGACAGGACTTTCGCTCTTGGTTTCAGGTGAGTGGACGGCTAAGGGCAGTACTAGTACCCTGACTCAGGATACGTTTACAGGCGTCTTTGGCCCAGTCGGAGGCATCATTCTGACCCTATGTTTAGTGCTTTTTGCGACCACGACCATTCTTGGATGGTCTTATTACGGAGAGCGGTGTTTTGAATTCCTATTTGGTGTTAAACATATCAACCTCTATCGGACCTTCTTTGTTTTTATGGTTGGACTGGGAGGCTTCCTTAAGCTGGATTTGGTCTGGGTGATCGCGGATATTGTGAATGGGCTGATGGCTTTGCCTAACCTGATTGCTCTTTTAGCTCTCTCCCCTGTCATCATCAAAGAAAGCAAACAATACTTTAAGAAATAA
- the sstT gene encoding serine/threonine transporter SstT, with protein MIHRLITTWNKTNLMKRIAIGIVLGVILALIFPKATGIGLLGQFFVGGLRAIAPLLVFALVANALSQHQKGTETNMKKVIVLYLLGTFAAAFVAVLVNYIFPITITLTGKAAEGSSPNGIGEVISNLLLKIVDNPVNALQQANYIGILSWATVFGIAMREASEHSKDLLQTLADITSKIVEWIINLAPFGILGLVFTTIAGQGLSALSNYGILLLVLVGTMAFVALVINPLIVFFMIRKNPYPLVFKCLRVSGVTAFFTRSSAANIPVNMRLCEELGLNPDTYSVSIPLGSTVNMAGAAVTINILTLAAANTLHIQVDFGTALILSVVAAISACGASGVAGGSLLLIPVACSLFGITNDLAMQVVSVGFIIGVIQDSCETALNSSTDVLFTAIAEMSSWPKEKRY; from the coding sequence ATGATTCATCGATTGATTACCACTTGGAATAAAACCAACCTTATGAAAAGGATCGCAATCGGGATTGTACTTGGTGTTATCCTAGCCCTTATCTTCCCGAAAGCAACTGGCATTGGACTCTTAGGTCAGTTCTTTGTTGGAGGGCTCCGTGCGATCGCACCCCTTCTGGTCTTTGCGCTTGTCGCAAACGCTCTCTCCCAACACCAAAAAGGGACAGAGACCAATATGAAAAAGGTCATCGTCCTCTATCTCCTAGGAACCTTTGCAGCTGCCTTCGTCGCTGTTTTGGTCAATTACATCTTCCCAATCACCATTACCCTGACTGGAAAGGCCGCTGAAGGATCCTCTCCAAACGGGATTGGCGAAGTGATTAGTAACCTCTTGCTCAAGATCGTCGACAACCCGGTCAACGCCTTGCAGCAAGCCAACTACATTGGGATCCTTTCTTGGGCAACTGTCTTTGGGATTGCCATGAGAGAGGCGAGTGAACATAGTAAAGACCTCCTCCAAACTCTAGCAGACATCACTTCAAAAATTGTTGAGTGGATTATCAACCTAGCTCCATTTGGGATCTTAGGCTTGGTCTTCACGACCATCGCTGGCCAAGGACTCAGTGCCCTTAGTAACTACGGGATTCTCTTACTTGTTTTGGTTGGTACCATGGCATTTGTAGCCCTGGTCATCAATCCATTGATCGTCTTTTTCATGATCCGCAAGAACCCCTATCCCCTTGTTTTTAAATGCCTCCGTGTCAGTGGGGTAACAGCCTTTTTCACTAGAAGTTCTGCAGCTAACATCCCTGTCAATATGCGTCTCTGTGAAGAGTTGGGGCTGAATCCAGATACCTATTCTGTCTCCATTCCACTTGGTTCAACTGTAAACATGGCAGGCGCAGCCGTGACGATCAATATTTTGACGCTCGCTGCTGCCAATACCTTGCACATTCAGGTTGACTTTGGAACTGCTCTCATTCTGAGTGTGGTAGCGGCTATCTCTGCTTGTGGAGCATCTGGAGTTGCGGGAGGATCTCTCCTTCTCATCCCTGTTGCTTGTAGCCTCTTTGGTATCACCAATGATTTGGCCATGCAAGTCGTCAGCGTCGGCTTTATCATCGGGGTCATCCAAGACTCTTGCGAAACAGCCCTCAACTCTTCGACAGATGTGCTCTTCACCGCCATCGCCGAAATGAGTAGCTGGCCAAAAGAAAAACGCTATTAA
- a CDS encoding mechanosensitive ion channel family protein → MSQAFQRYFSKIDWTKIFDDLISKCISLIFVFLLFFIAKKVIHSLVKRILTPSFKYTVQDEARKNTILRLVESLLNYCLYFILIYWILSILGLPVSSLLAGAGIAGVAIGMGAQGFLSDLVNGFFILLERQLDVGDNVRLTNGSINIAGIVSSVGIRTTQVRDFDGTLHFVPNRNITVVSNLSRGDMRVLIDIPLDANTDLDKIYQMIAQVNQSEQDKHPEVLTGPTILGPQIEKNGRYSFRIAMTAQNGTQTTVYHTYYKLYHDALMEAGISLPTGKNGIM, encoded by the coding sequence ATGAGTCAAGCTTTCCAACGTTATTTCAGTAAAATAGACTGGACGAAGATTTTTGATGATCTGATATCAAAATGTATCTCTCTGATTTTTGTCTTTCTTTTATTTTTTATTGCTAAAAAGGTCATCCATAGCCTGGTTAAGCGGATATTAACCCCTTCCTTTAAGTATACGGTGCAGGATGAAGCCCGTAAAAATACGATTCTCCGTTTGGTTGAGAGCCTTTTAAACTATTGTTTGTATTTCATCTTGATCTACTGGATTTTGTCGATTCTAGGTCTTCCAGTCTCTAGTCTCTTGGCTGGTGCTGGGATTGCTGGGGTGGCGATTGGGATGGGAGCCCAAGGCTTTCTTTCCGATTTGGTCAATGGTTTCTTCATCCTTTTAGAACGCCAGTTGGACGTGGGAGACAATGTTCGTCTCACGAATGGGTCTATTAATATTGCCGGCATCGTCAGCAGTGTCGGGATTCGCACGACCCAGGTGCGGGACTTTGATGGGACTCTCCACTTTGTTCCGAATCGCAACATCACCGTCGTCAGCAATCTCTCACGTGGTGATATGCGCGTGCTGATCGATATTCCGCTAGATGCAAATACCGATCTCGACAAGATCTATCAGATGATTGCTCAGGTTAATCAGTCTGAACAAGATAAACACCCAGAGGTGTTGACAGGTCCTACGATTTTAGGCCCACAGATCGAAAAAAATGGTCGTTATTCCTTCCGAATTGCGATGACTGCGCAAAATGGAACCCAGACGACTGTCTATCATACCTACTATAAACTCTACCATGATGCCTTGATGGAAGCAGGGATTAGCCTACCGACAGGAAAGAACGGGATCATGTAA
- the gdhA gene encoding NADP-specific glutamate dehydrogenase — MTTAKEYIQSTFETVKARNGHEAEFLQAVEEFLSTLEPVFEKHPEYIEENILARITEPERVISFRVPWVDREGNIQVNRGYRVQFNSAVGPYKGGLRFHPTVNQGILKFLGFEQIFKNVLTGLPIGGGKGGSDFDPKGKTDAEVMRFCQSFMTELQKHIGPSLDVPAGDIGVGGREIGYLYGQYKRLRQFDAGVLTGKPLGFGGSLIRPEATGYGLVYYTEEMLKANGDSFAGKKVVISGSGNVAQYALQKATELGATVISVSDSNGYVIDENGIDFDLLTDVKEKRRARLTEYAAEKPTATYYEGSVWTYAGNYDIALPCATQNEIDGDAAKRLVAQGVKVVSEGANMPSNIDAINVYKENGILYGPAKAANAGGVAVSALEMSQNSQRLSWTREEVDGRLKDIMTNIFNTAKTTAETYGLGKDYLAGANIAAFENVANAMIAQGLV, encoded by the coding sequence ATGACAACTGCTAAAGAATATATCCAAAGCACTTTCGAAACTGTAAAAGCTCGTAACGGCCACGAAGCTGAATTCCTTCAAGCTGTTGAAGAGTTCCTCAGCACTTTGGAACCCGTTTTTGAAAAACATCCTGAATACATCGAAGAAAACATCTTGGCTCGTATTACAGAACCTGAACGCGTAATTTCTTTCCGTGTTCCTTGGGTTGACCGTGAAGGAAACATCCAAGTAAACCGTGGTTACCGTGTTCAATTCAACTCTGCTGTAGGTCCTTACAAAGGTGGTCTTCGTTTCCACCCAACTGTTAACCAAGGGATCTTGAAATTCCTCGGTTTCGAACAAATCTTCAAAAACGTCTTGACTGGTCTTCCTATCGGTGGTGGTAAAGGTGGATCTGACTTCGATCCTAAAGGAAAAACAGACGCTGAAGTGATGCGTTTCTGCCAAAGCTTCATGACTGAATTGCAAAAACATATCGGGCCTTCTCTTGATGTCCCAGCTGGTGATATCGGGGTTGGTGGACGTGAAATCGGATACCTTTACGGTCAATACAAACGCCTTCGCCAATTTGATGCTGGTGTCTTGACTGGTAAACCTCTTGGTTTCGGTGGTAGCTTGATCCGTCCAGAAGCAACTGGTTACGGTTTGGTTTACTACACTGAAGAAATGCTCAAGGCCAACGGCGACAGCTTTGCTGGTAAGAAAGTCGTGATCTCAGGTTCTGGTAACGTTGCTCAATACGCTCTTCAAAAAGCAACTGAACTTGGTGCAACTGTTATCTCTGTATCTGACTCAAACGGTTACGTGATCGACGAAAACGGTATTGACTTCGACCTTCTTACAGACGTCAAAGAAAAACGTCGTGCTCGTTTGACTGAATACGCTGCAGAAAAACCAACTGCTACTTACTACGAAGGTTCTGTATGGACTTATGCTGGTAACTATGACATTGCTCTTCCATGTGCAACTCAAAATGAAATCGATGGCGATGCTGCAAAACGTTTGGTCGCTCAAGGTGTAAAAGTTGTCTCTGAAGGAGCAAACATGCCAAGTAACATCGATGCCATCAACGTATACAAAGAAAATGGTATCCTTTACGGACCTGCTAAAGCAGCTAATGCTGGTGGGGTTGCTGTATCTGCTCTTGAAATGAGCCAAAACAGCCAACGTCTTTCATGGACACGCGAAGAAGTGGACGGACGTTTGAAAGACATCATGACCAACATCTTCAACACTGCTAAAACAACTGCAGAAACTTACGGACTTGGTAAAGATTACCTTGCAGGTGCCAACATCGCTGCCTTTGAAAATGTCGCAAACGCGATGATTGCACAAGGTCTTGTATAA